GAAGAAGAGTCCGGAACTGCTGTTGCCGACGAGTAGGTCGGGCAGGCCGTCGTTGTCAAAGTCGCCGAATGCGAGTGCATTGGACGGACATTTGAAATCTCCTTCCTGGTCGTTGACAATTGTACCCGTTTTCTGGAAGATGGGGGAATTTCCGGCTGAGGGCTGGAGTTCGTACGTATGCAATGTCCCGTCGTTGGTCCTGACGATGAGAAGAGGGATTTTTTTACGTGGCTGCGGCAGGATGGCGATGGATGCCGCTTCCAGTTCTTTTCCGGAATCGTCCTTGACGACGGAAGGAGCGGAGAATTGCCCCTTCTGATTTTTGTAGGCCCAGATGCGGTTGTTGCCGCAGACGAGCAGGTCGGGTTTGCCGTTGCTGTCCCAATCGAAGGAAACGGGGATGCGTGAACCGGTTTTCCCGGAACCCTCTCCGATGGGCGGGAGATCCCGGAACGAGGTGAATTTGCTGACCGGAGATTTGGGAACGGTTGTTTCGTCGCCAACGTCGATTCGGGTGGTGGAAAATCCGCCTCGGCCGTCTGCAACCGTAACGGAGAAGCTATCCCTGCCTTTAAAATCCGCTCCCGACGTGTAGGTGAAGGTGCCGTCGCCGTTGTATTTGACGGTTCCGAATTTGCCTTGACCGTACCGGGAAACGGAGAGTTTGTCCTGATCCGGGTCGAAGGTGTAGAGATGAAGGATACTGCCCGTCTGGGATGGTTTGCCGCGGGTGACAAGGGCGTCCTGGGGATACGCTTTGGGCGCGTGGTTGTCGAAGAGGACGCCGACGGCGTTGGTGTCGATAGGTTTATCGAAAAGATGGATCTGATCCAGAAGGCCTTTGTAGCCGCCTCCTCCTTGAATGGCGCCGAAACCGGTATATTCTCCCGGGAGAATTCCCGGGGTTCCTGTTCCCTTGCCGCTAGGCTTGCCGTCCAGGAAGATAACGACCTGGCCGCTGTCCGCCTTCCTCATGATCACGATATGGTGCCATTCGTTGTCGTTGACGGGAGCGGATGTTGTGGCAAGAACTTTGCCGTTCTGAACGACGGCCAGTTTGCCTTCAGGTGTGATGATTCCCCACTGCATGCCGGCCACATCTCCGACAATGCCGGGAGGGGAATCGGCGGTGCCTTCTGTATCCGTCTTTATCCAGTAGGAGAGGGTGGCCGAACCTTTTAAGGTATCCAGCGGCTGACGGGACTGGAGGAATTGACCGGGGGAATCGAAACGGATGCCGGAGAATTGCCGTCCGGATGCCCATGATTTTACAGGATCCAGTTTATCGTTGAGAGAGAGTCCGTTGGTTCCTACCGAATCGTCGGCGGTTGTAACCGGTTGAGAAAAGGGGAAGGGCATATTGTGCCAGTCCCTGGCTTCGTCGAAATTCCAATGTGATTTCAGCCCGGTCAGGTCTTCTGCTGCCGCGCCTGTATTGGCCGTGACAAAGCCGAATCCAAGAAGACCGACATGCAGGAGAAATTGTCGGGGATGGAGGTAATGGTGTAACATATTGATAGGCGATTAGGAACGCCTATCAATATGACAAAAATCAAGGCAAGATCAATGTTTTTTTGAATAGATATTCATGATGAAATCGACAATGGGAGCCGGATCTTTCAGGCTGTGAGGGTGGTGTCCGCAGCCCGGTTTGTGGATGACGGTGATGGGGCCTCCGAGTTTTTTGTAACGGGTTTCGACAATTGCCGTATTTTCTTCGACGGGTACGACATCGTCGGCATCGCCTACGACTGCCAGAATCGGAATGCGGGCCTTGGCGAGGACGTTAAGGTTATCGACAGGATTTCCTTTGTAGGCAAGAGCTTCGGCTTCCGTCATGCCGTACACTTCGAGGAGTCTTTTCCAGTCCTCGGGGGAACCGTTGCTTTTTCCTTTGCCGGCAGGCCAACTCTTGAAATCGCAGACCGGAGCGTCTACATACAAGGCCATGACTTGTCCGGGGTGCCTGGATGCCCAGTTGTAGGCAAAGAGGCCGCCGCGGCTGAATCCTTCCAGAACGGTTTTTGGGGAGAGACCGTAGGCTTTCGTGACGGTTTGGTAGTACTCGTCCATGATATCCAGTGCCTTGGGCGCTCCATACATGTTGCTCACATCGATATATCCGACGGCAAATCCCTGTTTCAGAAGAGCTTGGTCGGCTTGCGGTTCATGTCCGAAGAATTCCGTTCTCCAGATCCAGGGCTTTCCTTGAGCCCATTGTTGGGGGAGGACGAGGAGAGCTTGCTTGCCGGCTACTGTAAAGTCGTGGCGAATACCTCCTCCCCAGTTGGAGACGGTGGCTTTGCCGATTACATCCGGAGGAAGCTTGTCAATGGGAATACCTTGCGGAATTCCCGGGCGTTTGTGACCAGCGGCAGACAACCAGGCGAATTTGTAGAGTGCTGCGTTGTCGTACAATTGACGGCGAGCTGGAGCGTCGGGGAAATCCTGGGGCAGAGGAGTATTCCATACCGTCGATAAGCCGTCGATGACGGCATGGGCGATCATTTCATGGCCGCGTTCGGCGGGATGGACTCCATCTCCAGCGTACACGAAGTCTGGATGATCCTGTTTTTCCTGTTCGATATCTTTCTGAAGGGAAGGGCGGATATCGATGATTTTCCAGCCGGATTTTTTCTGATCGACGAGCCATGTACCGAATGTTTCCAGGACATTGTTATAGGAATCGGTATCCGTTTCGGGATGATCGGCCCTGAAAAGGGGTGGTGTGACGAAGATGATCTCTGCCTTGATGGCTTCCGCTTTCTTTTTCAAGAGATTGATTCCTTTTTGGTAGGCTTTGAGACGTTTCTGGTCCAGAGGCATGTAAATTCCGTCGTTCATGCCGTAGCAGGCGATGATGACCGTTGGATGGTAGAGCTTCAAAATATTGTCGAGGCGGTCATGCAGGCAGGGCCGGGGAAAGGCTCCTCCAGCATGTCCCGGCTCCGAGAGTCCGGAAACGGTTTCGCTCGGCAGACAAAAATTGACAATCTCCGCATCGGCGAACCTGGGTGTTTGGCGTAGCGCGTTTTCCACAAGGGCGGGCCATTGTCCGGCATACGGGATGCTATCCCCTAAAAATGCTACTTTTTCACGGGAAAATGCCGGTGTCAGGGCTAATAGTACAATCAATATCAGGGAGTATATTGCTTTCATTGCTTTCCTTTCATCTACGGCTTGACGGGGCGGGATTCAATCAAAAAGTGTATTTCGGACATTATCTCATGAGCTTCCGCTCTTTTTTAATCAGTCTGTTTCTCCAATGGTATATCAATATATGTCTTGTGCTTGAGGCTGATTTCCGTATAATTATTCCCCCGTTACATTAACATGGATCAGGTAGAGCAGAAAGAGAGACCGTTGCAATTGGGACTGGCCGGACTTGGTACAGTTGGGACTGGTGTTTACGAAACCCTTCAACGGAATCACGATATTCTGGAAGCGCGTGCCAAAATTCCTTTTTCCGTCAAAAAGGTAGCAGTGAGGGATTTGGACAAGCCCCGCGAGGTGGAAATCCCCTCCGGTCACTTGACGGATAACTGGCGGGATCTGGTGCAGGACCCTGATATTGATATCATCATCGAGTTGATTGGCGGAACGAAGGATGCCTATGACTTGATCGTTTCTTCTTTGAAGGCAGGTAAACCCGTCGTGACAGGGAACAAGGCTCTATTGGCCGAACGGGGAACTGAAATTTTCATGTTGTCTGCCAAGTTGGGAGTTCCCATTTACTTCGAAGCCTCCGCCGGGGGAGGAATCCCCATTATTGCAAGTCTACGTAATTCTTTGATATGTAATCATATTACGTCGATTGTCGGCATTATTAACGGGACATCGAATTATATTCTTTCCGCCATGGAAGATCATGGCGCCACGTTTCGTGATGCTCTTGCCAAGGCTCAGGAACTCGGTTATGCAGAAGCGGATCCCACGTTTGACGTCAATGGATGGGATGCCGGCCACAAGGCTTTGATCCTGGCGATGCTGGCGTACGGGATGACGATCAGCCCGGCAAAGATTTTTGTCAGTGGCATTGAAAATCTTTCTCCTTGCGACTTTAAATTTGCCGACAAACTGGGGTACACGATTAAATTGCTTGTCATTATAAGGAGCCATGAAAATGGTGAACTGGAGTTGCGCGTGCAGCCGAGTTTTGTTCCCAAGTGGCACATTCTGGCTTCCGTCTCCGGAGTATTCAACGCTATTGCCGTAACGGGTGATATTGTTGGGGAAACTCTTTTTTACGGACGTGGGGCCGGCAAGAATCCGACTTCCTCCGCCGTCATCAGCGATGCTATTACGGCTATGCGCGAAAGTCGCCACCCCAAGTATCATACGGGCTTCAACCCCTATGCTTCCGCCTGCAAGGTCATGGATGTGGATGATACCGTGACGCCCTACTACGTGCGTTTCCAGGTAGCGGACCGTGCCGGCGTTATAGCGGAAATGGCCGGCATCCTGGCTCGCCACGGTATTGGCATCTCGGCGACTTCTTCTTCGTTCAGCCATGTGGATGCAGAGGGAAATGTATGGAACGACCTCGTGTTCATGCTCCATTCCTGCCCGTGGGGGCAGTTGCAAAATGCCCTGACGGGGATTGTTTTGCTTGCCAATGTAGGAGCATATCCCAGTGTGCTGCGTATAGAACACCTTGTTTCCGAATCCTGATTACTCATTATAAGAAAATCCTATGTCACTGATCGTTCAAAAGTACGGAGGCACGTCCGTCGGCAGTATTGACCGCATCCGCAATGTAGCAAGGCGCATTCATGATTTGATCCGGGAGGGTAACCAGGTGGTTGCCGTAGTTTCCGCAATGAGCGGCGTTACCGACGGATTGATCTCTCTGGCTAAAAGCATTTCCGAAGCTCCCTGCGAACGGGAACTGGATGTTTTAATGGCGACGGGCGAACAGCAGTCCATTGCGCTTCTGACGATGGCTCTCCATGAACTGGGCATCAAGGCGGTTTCCATCACCGGTTCCCAGGCGGGGATTTGTACATTCGGTTCTCATACGCGCGGTCGTATCAAATCCATCGAACCGGTCATGATGAAGAAGTATCTTGACGAGGGTTACGCCTTGATTTGCGCCGGTTTCCAGGGCGTGACGGAAGACGGGCTGATCCATACGCTGGGCCGGGGCGGTTCCGATTTGTCCGCCATCGCCATCGCTTCGGCGATTAAAGCGGATATCTGCCAGATTTTGACTGATGTGGATGGTGTTTACACTTGTGACCCCCGCGTGGTGAAGAATGCTGTCAAACTGGATGAAATCTCTTATGACGAAATGCTGGAAATGGCCTCCAGCGGATCCAAGGTCATGCAAACACGCTCCGTCGAATTTGCTAAAAAATTCGGCGTTGTTTTTGAAGTTCGCAGTTCTCTGAATAACAACCCAGGTACTATCGTGCACGAAGAAATCCCCTCCATGGAAGCAATCGCCGTTCGCGGCGTGTCAATTGAACGTAACCAAGCCCGCGTAACAGTGGCCAATATCCCGGTTCAGAACGGTTATGCCGCCAAAATTCTGTCGGTTTTGGGTGATGCGGAAATCAATTTGGATATGATCGTCTCCAACGTGGCTCATGACGGTTTGGTTCGCCAGTCGTTTACCATGCATATGAACGATCTCGGGCGTGCACAAGCGGCTTTGAAGCCGGTGTTGCCGGAGCTGGGACCCAATGCCAACATAGAAACGGAAGCCGCGCTTGGCAAGATTTCCGTCGTCGGTATCGGGATGCGTTCCCATACCGGTGTTGCCGCGACGATGTTCCGGGCGTTGGCCGATGCCGACATTAAGGTCGGTATGATTTCTACATCGGAAATTAAAATTACCGTCACTGTGGATGAATCCGATTTGGACCGTGCCGCGCAGGTTGTTCACCAGGCATTTCATCTTGATGAAATCAACCGTTTGGCCTGATTGGTCTGCGAATAATTCAATTTGTTTTTTAGGTAGGAGCAGTCCGGTTTGTATGAGCCGGACTGCTTGTGCTTTATGTTCGTTCCATGAAGCTGAAACTTTCGGGAAATAGTAAAAATGTTTATTGGTGCTTGCTTGAGACACTTATATAGTGTAATGGCGGTCATGCGCTTGTTTGCCTTATTTGCCTGTTTGACCACGTCCCTGGGATTGATTGGATGTGAGTCCGTTGGTGGGCGGGAACCTGCCGTATCGTATATTCCGACCGCTACAGCTATTCCGGTTGCCGTTCCTGTGCCGGAGATGCCCGTTTCTCGTTCGCTTCCATCCAATTTCCCGTCGCGTCCTCTTGCATTGCCTTCGTCTCCTCCGCGTACACCCCATTGTGCCAGCGCATGCGTGATGGATGCTTTGACCGGGCGGGTTCTATACTCCCACAACGGTTCTCAGAGGCGCCAGGTGGCAAGTACCCAGAAACTGGTGACGGCTCTTGTCGTTCTTGACCACGGGTCTCTCAACAGCAATGTCGTAATCGAACCTTCCGATACGCATGCCGACCCGACCAAACTGGGATTAAGAGCCGGTCAAACCTATAACAAAGGAGAACTCCTCCATGCCTTGATGGTCAGAAGCTACAACGATGTAGCTCTCGCTCTTGCCCGAGATACGGCCGGTTCCGTTCCCCGCTTCGTGAACATGATGAATGCCAAGGCCAGAAGCATGGGGATGTATAACTCGCGTTTTGCCAATCCGAATGGATTACCCGCCGACCAGTATTCCACGGCGATCGACATGGCTCGTTGTGCCTATTTCGCCTACCGCAACCCGTCTCTCCGCAACATGGTCTGTACGCCGACATTTAATTTTTCCCTTTCCAGCGGTCGCAATACACTGCTGCGCAATACGAACAAGTTATTGGAAAAATATCCGTGGGTGACAGGGATGAAGACCGGTTATACAAACGCTGCCGGCCGTTGCCTGGTTTCCTCCGGAGGCGTCAACGGTCGTCATGCCATTGTGGTAGTTCTGGGGTGTAAACCCAGCCTGATTTGGCAGGAATCCGAGAATTTGCTGAAGTGGGCCTTGCAGATCTGAGATATTTGGGGCGTGTTGAGAGAAGTAGAAATTTTTTACTTCCTGGATGGTGTTTGGTGCGATGAAGTAGACTCCCGGATTATTAAACGCGTTTTCAGAATTCGTTCCGCAGGGTTCAAAACGATACCGGGATTGATCATTTTGTTGAGCAGGAGCTTGGCCGCTGTCTGCCCAAGCTTTGTTGAACCGTGGTGAGGGTAATTTCGGAGTTTTCATCCACCAATGGGAAAACGGTTCAGACAGTGAAAACCGAAATGTGTGATCCATTTTCATTGTTCCTTTCTACTTCGGAGTTGAAACGATGTCTATGAATCACACATGCATTTGAAACAAGCATCTCCCATCCCTATATCCCAATACTGCCGCATCGGTCAATCCATGACCAACTCTGGGATTTTTGTTTCGGGGTCATCTCCCTCCCGGGGGGCCGTCCATGCCTGGGTCGAAGACAAACACCTTCCTGTAAAGCGGATAGAAAAGACGATATTTATAGATATGAAAGCTCTATCCCAGCGTCTGGAAGGGCAAGTTCGCGTAAATGGGTTCCGATATGTCATGAGGGAAACTCAACTTGTCAAATTATCGCTTTTCGCTAAGGGAACCGACTTGTTTGAGGCTTCATCCTGCCCTTGCCGCAGAACAGTCTACAACTGGGAAAAAAGAGGCATTCTTTGTATCCTGGGTCTGGGAAGCAGTCGGTTTGTCGACCTCCGGGCGACGAGGGAGCGATTACAAGGGTAGCATTTATCCGCTCATTAACCTCGCTACCGTTGAACACACTTGATATTCGTCATCAATTCTAGCGATTTTTGCATCCTTATTTCATTTTAAATTGATTTTCCCTACAATTCTCGCTAATTTTTCTCTATTCGATCACATGGCTTCTTTCCTGTCCAAACAGTTCGGGACTGTTCCTGTCAACACACATACTCTTAAGTCCGCGCTTAAGGAGTACAAGGCGCCTATGGCCAAAATATCCCTCCTGCAGAGAGAAGGCGTCATTCTCAACCTTCGCCGGGATCTTTACCTGTGTCTTCCCGAAGATGGGGAAGGCACCTATTCGCGTGAGCTTGTCGCGAATCATCTTCTTCATCCCTCTTATGTTTCCTATGAAACGGTATTATCCCGGGCAGGAGTGATTCCGGAGCGGGTGACTCTCCTCAAGTCCTCCTGCATGAAGCGAAGCAAGGTGTTTGACAACGGGACAGGCCGCTACGAATACATTCAGGTGCCTGAGGCTTATTTCCCGATTGGACTGACCCGGCAAAAGACGGAAGAAGGGTATTTCTACCTGACAGCGACTCCCGAAAAAGCCTTGTGCGATCTGATCGTATCTTCGTCCAATCTCCGCATTCAGTCGATGAAGACCATGCGGTCTTACCTGGAGGAGTATCTGAGAGCTGACTGGGACATGATTTCAGAAATGGATATCTCCATTATCCGGGCATGTGCCGAAAAGACGAACAAGAAAAAGAACGAATTGAATTTTCTGGAAAGGACGATTTGCCGTGAACGTGTTTGATGAAATGCTGGCTTCCTATGAGACAGGGAACGATAACGACAGGCTGAACGCCGTGCATGAGGTCATGCAGCAAGTAGCTCTCGGAGGCCTTTACAATGGAGGATTCTTCAACAAGGCCGCTTTTTACGGAGGGACATGCCTGCGTATCTTCCACGGATTGGACCGTTTTTCCGAAGATATGGATTTTTCTCTCCTCGCCCCCGATCCCGGATTTCGTCTGGATCCCTATTTCGATGCCATTACCGCCGAGTTTGCCGCTTTGGGACAAAGCATCGATATTACGACCAAGGAAAAGACGGCGCAGAGTACGATCCAGTCCGCTTTCCTGAAAAGCGATACGGCCCAGTACGACATCCATTTGGGGCGCGACCGAAAAATCAAAATCAAGATTGAAGTAGATACGACGCCTCCTCTTGGATTCTCCACCGAGCAGAAACTTCTCTTGCAGCCGTTTTCCTTCTATACCAATTGTTTTACGCTGCCAGATCTTTTTGCCGGCAAGATGCATGCTCTGATCTATCGTTCATGGAAGAATCGTGTCAAGGGACGCGACTGGTACGATTTCGAATGGTATGTACGCAAAAACGTCGCCATGGACTTCAAGCATTTTTGTGAGCGAGCCTATCAATTTGGATCAGAAGAACCGGGGAGGCTCACACCGGATCGCTTCCGCGCAATCCTGAAAGACAAAATCAAGGAGACTGACATCCGGCAGGTCAAGGATGACGTCATGCCTTTCATCAAAGATCAGAACAAGCTTAATATCTGGTCAACAGAGTACTTCCTGCAATTAGCGGACATGGTGAAGTTGTCCTAAATACTCGACCTCATTCGACCAGCAAGCCCCTTATTGCATTCGTTTGATTTACTCCATGCTCGGGAATTCACTGATGCAGTAAATTTACGAATATGAAGTAAATTATCCGTAGGGGTTCGAGCCACCTCTCGAGTACCAATAATAACCCTCTTTAAGTGAATAACTTGGAGGGGGGCTTGTTGTTGATAGGGAAATGGTCAATTTCATGAAACGGACACAATCTGTGTACAAAATGTGTACACTTTGAGAGTGTTTTTAGTCTTATTTGACAAGGTATTTCTGTCATAAAGATCACACAAGACAATATGTTCGGGAATCCGTGTTTGATTTACCGCTCTGTACCTTGTTTGGGAGATACGGTTTCACAGAAACAGGAATCGGGAACATGAAATTGTGCCAATTTGAGTTAATTGGACGTTAATGCCAGATGCCTTGTCATATCTTATTGATTCATTTCTTTCCGTCGCCCTATTCTGAATCTGCTTTCCTGCAATAATCGTCTATTATGAGTAATTCTCCTTATTTTATTCATTGGTCCGGTTCTCCGGATATAGCTCCATTTTTGAATTATTTTATAGAATTGGGACTGCTCAAGTTTTCGGGGATCCATGAACATTCTCTGGATATGCATTGCAATGACGGGATTAAAATCTGTTATATTCTCAAAGGAACGCATACGTGGCAAGTCGATGATAAATGCTACCAGTTGTATCCGGGAGACGGCTTTATTACATGTCCCTGGCAACGTCACGGCAATCCCTTGGGCAGGCATGAACGAGGCGTTGTTTCCTGGATGATTATTCGTCCGGAAATCTTTGAAAGAAGCGGAAAAATGAAATTGGGTGAATGGTCTCGGCTCATGGCGACAACGCAAAACCATATCGGCCGTCTTTTTGCCGGTAACAAATCGGCTCTTATTCCCCAGGCTGGTTCTCTGCTTTCGTTCTACAGGAGTCTGAATGATGAACTCGTTTCTCATAAAACGGGATACGTGGAACGAATCAATCTTATTCTGGATTCCATGTTGGTGGAAACAGCCCGCCTTCTGGAAAGAACCAGTGTGGATGGGTTACGGCATGATGGCTGGCTGGAAACTCTGCAGGAAAGAATGAATTACTGGGCTTTCGAACAACGTGTTACGATGGATAAAATGGCGTACTCGTTCAATATGAGCCAATCGACCTTCGAGAAAAAAGTCAGATTCTTAACGGGCTTTACGCCAAGCGAGTATCTGTCCAAGCTCAGATTGGAAAAAGCCAAAATGCTTCTTGCACAAAATAGGTTGTCGATCAAGGAAATCGCAAGTCAAAGCGGCTTCTCTTCATCCCAGTATTTTGCCGTATCGTTTGCCAAGTGGCAGGGAATGTCTCCATCCGAATACAGGGAAAACATGAGGCGGAAGAAGGCTTCCCTGCATTCCTTGCGACAAATGGTGTATGAAGGGGAGGTTTCATGAAATTGAGCCACAAGTCCGACTTTCCCGTGACCTTTGTTATCGAAGCCAACCCAATCGGCCATGGCCCGTGGATGATCTACAAGACGGTGACCGTCAAGCCCGGAGAAGTTTGGGAACATGAGTTTCCGTCGGATTTTGATGCTCGCTGGATTCGTCTTTCGGGGGACAAGGATACGACTGCCACTGCGTGGCTGATTTATGAATGAAGTCTGACTCTGCTCATTTTAAGGGAATGGTTCGTGTTAGTTGGGCAGGACTGTTCGTTCGTTCCTCCCTGCGTCCTCATATTTTGAGGTAACCGGCAGCTTTTTCTTTTCTTCGCTTTTTCCCGGAGTTCTGAATCATGAGACAATACGATATCTAAAATGCAGATGGTAAATCTATTATAGTAATGTTGAGAGAAGATTCTCAATACTTATCCGCTTGATTTTTTGAAAGTCTCCAAGAAATTCATTGGAAGAAAAAACAAGATCAATCGGCGCTTTCATGCTTGATTGTATCTCAATCTCTCTTATATGGGATCGATATCCGGATCAGTTCAAGGAGATACCGTCTGGGGAACATGGAACGGACTTGAACCTCTTTCTCTTCTGGGATCTAATGCATTGCTTATCGAAGATCTGACGGCAGAGGAACTCACCATCGGATTTGCCGCCGGAAGCCTGGGCATACATTCGGTGGCTGGATTCCAGATCGTCAAATCTGTCGCTGCAATCAACTTGGAGGCCAAGACTACAGCCAACTGGTCGGACTCTATCTGGATGCTGAAGATGATTGCCTTGTCAATCGAAGCCAGAATGGCGGATTCCAATTCCGCTTATTATCAATGTAATTTACTTATTATCAGGTAATAATAATATTATTTTTCTTTGCTGCTTTTATGGGAAATGGTTGAGTAAGGTTCGGACAATTAATGTGTTTTTTTGCTTGATAGCGGAATTGGAATTCGATAGAAAAAAGACAATTCTATTTCTTTTTTCTATGAAACTTCGACTTCCTCTTTCTCTGCTTGCTGCCGTTTTGGGATGTTTTTCCTCGTTTATACCACAGGAATCCTCAGCAATGGATTATTCCTATTCCGAGGGTTCAGTGACTGATTACACGGAAAATTGGACGCTAGGGAATGATACTCTGACATTGTCTGGTACAGCCTCTCTGACTTTATCTGGTGGATTCAAAACAAACGGAGGAAACAACAAAACGGTTGTATTAGTGAAAGAATCCGCATCGCTGACTGCGGCAACGATGCAGTTGGGTGACAACCGTGCCTGGTTCACGTTTGAAATGACAGGGAATAGTACCGTTTCCATAACTTCGAGATTGGATATGTTTATGGCAATCCCCGACAATAACTATGCAGGGGAAAATAGTACTTTTACGATTGGTGGCGGTACTTTGAATGTTCAGCAGCTTAATATCGGTCGGGATAATAACTGGGGTAGCAATGGTGCTTTACCAGCTCCGGGGAATGAGCCAGTCGGCATGGATTATTTTTATATGACGGGAGGGAGGATGAATGTTGGTTCGGGGGGAGTTGATGCCAATATTCAAACGACAACGATATTTTCGGGGGGAACGCTTGGCGTTCTTGATTCTGACTGGAAGTGGAATGAAATACGGAAGTACAATCCTGATGGTGTGGTAAATGAAATCATGCTTGAAGGGAATACATTCACAATCAATACAGAAGCAACAAGAGATGGGACGGGAGACAATACGACCAAAATAGGAGATGGAAAAAAGATCATCCTTGGAGCTACGCTACGGGACAATGTTGTTATAACAGAAGATAGACAAGAGATTGTACGTACGGGCGGTTTGATTAAGGAAGGGGCTGGAACTCTGGTATTGACAGCTGCCAATACCTACTCCGGCGGGACAACCCTCAATGCCGGAGGTATCGAAATTGCCAAGGAATCCGCACTGGGCCAGGGCAACCTGACCATCAATGCATCGACGTTCCTCCTGCTTTCATCGAATGCCACTGTGGGTGGCAATTTGGTGTTGAATGGGAAGAGCACGATCACCATGCCCTCCGGCAATTTGCTGAAAGTCACCGGCAATGTTACGTATGGAACGGATGCCGTAACGACTTTGAAACTGACCGGGGATTTTACGACAGGCTCGTCCACTCCTACGATCCTCGTCCAGGCGGACAGTTATAATTTTTCAGATGATTCCTCCCATTGGAACATCCGGTTTACAAAGCGTTCCTCCGCCGATATCGTCTTCGGTAACGGGTCTATTTCCTTCACGGATCTTCAATATACGGCCGGGGAAAATATCACTTGGAACGGAGGTAATTCCGGAATGTGGGAATCCATCGGAAGTGGATGGTTCAAAACGGGAACGTCGCAGGATGATGTCTATTACGATGCCGATAACGTTACGTTCTCTCCCGATCATGCGGGAACGGTAACCCTTCAGGAACAACTGGCTCCGGGAAAAATGACGGTCAACGGCGATTACACGTTTTCCGGAATCGGCTCGTTAAACGGTTCCTTCGACTTGGAAGTCCAGGGGGGGAATGTGATCATGCAAGTACCGGTTAACCGTACGGGGGGCAATACGACTGTTTCCGCCGGATCCCTGTGGGTATCCAACGCTGACGCGGCAATAGGACAAATCACACTGGGAGCAGAAGGAACCTTGCAGCTCGGTAGTTCTTCTTCCATTTTGACGGATTTCGATCATCAGGAACTGAAAGAGGGTGGCAACTTGCAGATATGGGGTAGAGGGAACCTGAGCGCGTCGGGGGGGAACGATGGAAATAACACGACGTTCAAGGTAGGGGAAGGATTCCACGGAACAATCGAAATGAAGTCGGGATTGATCAATTGGGAAACTTCAGAGAATGTCCTCATGGGTAATGCAGAAGCCAACGGACCGACTCTTATCTTGAACGGAGGCGGTGTTGTTACGACGGGTACTCCGGAAACACAAGTTTATAATCCAATTACCATTGGTGAAAATGGAGCGGTTATCCGATCCTACGGAGCGAAATATGCCACCTACTACGGCCCCATTACGGGC
This is a stretch of genomic DNA from Akkermansia sp. N21116. It encodes these proteins:
- a CDS encoding AraC family transcriptional regulator; translated protein: MSNSPYFIHWSGSPDIAPFLNYFIELGLLKFSGIHEHSLDMHCNDGIKICYILKGTHTWQVDDKCYQLYPGDGFITCPWQRHGNPLGRHERGVVSWMIIRPEIFERSGKMKLGEWSRLMATTQNHIGRLFAGNKSALIPQAGSLLSFYRSLNDELVSHKTGYVERINLILDSMLVETARLLERTSVDGLRHDGWLETLQERMNYWAFEQRVTMDKMAYSFNMSQSTFEKKVRFLTGFTPSEYLSKLRLEKAKMLLAQNRLSIKEIASQSGFSSSQYFAVSFAKWQGMSPSEYRENMRRKKASLHSLRQMVYEGEVS